Proteins encoded in a region of the Dasypus novemcinctus isolate mDasNov1 chromosome 24, mDasNov1.1.hap2, whole genome shotgun sequence genome:
- the RAE1 gene encoding mRNA export factor RAE1 — protein MSLFGTTSGFGTGGTSMFGSTTTDNHNPMKDIEVTSSPDDSIGCLSFSPPTLPGNFLIAGSWANDVRCWEVQDSGQTIPKAQQMHTGPVLDVCWSDDGSKVFTASCDKTAKMWDLNSNQAIQIAQHDAPVKTIHWIKAPNYSCVMTGSWDKTLKFWDTRSSNPMMVLQLPERCYCADVIYPMAVVATAERGLIVYQLENQPSEFRRIESPLKHQHRCVAIFKDKQNKPTGFALGSIEGRVAIHYINPPNPAKDNFTFKCHRSNGTNTSAPQDIYAVNGIAFHPVHGTLATVGSDGRFSFWDKDARTKLKTSEQLDQPISACCFNHNGNIFAYASSYDWSKGHEFYNPQKKNYIFLRNAAEELKPRNKK, from the exons ATGAGTCTGTTTGGAACAACCTCGGGTTTTGGAACTGGCGGGACCAGCATGTTTGGCAGTACAACCACAGACAACCACAATCCTATGAAG GATATTGAAGTAACATCTTCTCCAGATGATAGCATTGGCTGTCTGTCTTTTAGCCCACCAACCTTGCCTGGGAACTTTCTGATTGCAGGATCGTGGGCTAATGAT GTTCGCTGTTGGGAAGTTCAGGACAGTGGACAGACTATTCCAAAAGCCCAGCAGATGCACACGGGGCCTGTCCTGGATGTCTGCTGGAGTGAT gatggAAGCAAAGTATTTACAGCATCTTGTGATAAAACTGCCAAAATGTGGGACCTCAACAGTAATCAGGCAATACAGATTGCACAG CATGATGCTCCTGTTAAAACCATTCATTGGATCAAAGCACCAAACTACAGCTGTGTGATGACTGGAAGCTGGGATAAGACTTTAAAG TTTTGGGACACACGCTCATCAAATCCTATGATGGTTTTGCAACTCCCTGAAAGATGTTACTGTGCTGATGTG ATTTACCCCATGGCAGTGGTGGCGACCGCAGAGAGGGGCCTGATTGTCTACCAGCTAGAGAACCAGCCTTCTGAGTTCAGGAGGATAGAATCTCCACTGAAACATCAG CATCGATGCGTGGCTATTTTTAAAGACAAACAGAACAAGCCAACTGGTTTTGCCCTGGGAAGTATTGAGGGGAGAGTTGCAATTCACTACATCAACCCCCCAAATCC TGCCAAAGACAACTTTACCTTCAAGTGTCATCGATCTAATGGAACAAATACTTCAGCTCCTCAGGATATCTATGCG GTTAATGGAATTGCATTTCATCCTGTTCATGGCACTCTGGCGACTGTGGGATCTGATGGTAGATTCAGTTTTTGGGACAAAGATGCCAGAACAAAACTGAAAACTTCAGAACAGTTAGATCAGCCAATATCGGCTTGCTGCTTCAATCACAACGGAAACATATTTGCGTATGCGTCTAGCTATGACTGGTCAAAG gGACATGAATTTTATAATcctcaaaagaaaaattacattttcctTCGTAATGCAGCTGAAGAGCTTAAACCCAGGAATAAGAAGTAG